The stretch of DNA ATTGGAATCTCAGTAAAAAAGTTTGACATAGACCTAGGTAGAATCGATCTCTTAAAATACAACTAGGGGTTCCTGCAAACATTTCTATTCAAATCTTCCTCCACTCATCACCCACAGCTAGAGGTGGTAATGGATCATAGTTCTACTAGTAATTTTTTCATAATCCAGCTTGACTCATATATTTTTAGCTCATATAAAATTAGAATTCGACTTTTAAATTATCTTaagtcaaaatttaaaattctttACCACGCCCAGCCTAGCCACATCTAGTCACATCCCCAAACCATAGACTCCTATCAACTGCCGAGTGCAGACAATAGCTGAACATATAAAAACATGGCATAAGAGTAGGTATTATAAGCGATCGAGAGCCGGCTGGAATCCGACGTGGGAAGGAGAGAGAGCCGGAGCGGGCGGCCTGCGAATCGCTTGCTGGAGCCGACGAAAACTCTCCTGCTTTCACTGCAACACATTAACGCGCGCTACGATCTGGGAAGCGGCGTGCTCCCAGCCGGCTGGGATTATAAAACTTGCTCTAAAAGGGAAGAGCTCTGCGCCCACCTGCTGCCTGAAATCGCCGTCGTCCTCTTGCGGCCCACGCCTTTCTTGGCAGCAATGGCCTATCCCATCCGGACCATCCGGTAGCTCGAGGGGCTCTCCATGACGCGTGGCCGCACGACGCCAAGTGCAAATTCACAGGGAGGCACTGCAGAAGAGAAGTTATTGCGCGAGAGGGCTCGGTAAGATTAAATTTTACATAAAGTGAGACACGTTCATATTCATATTAGTGATGATCATGTATATACAAATTAAAAATAAGAGGAAACATTCTTAGAGGTGTTTGAATCCAAGTGCTAATACTTCAAAGTGCTAAGTTTAGCACTATTCTATTCAAATAGGAGTGCTAATAAAATTGGTTAAACTTTAACTAAAATTTAAAAACTATATCACAACTTTAGCTCCATCCCAACTGGCCCTTAGCACAGCAATGTTAGCAGCTCGTAGTTGCAATGTGCTTACCACCTACCTGCACCAAGCTATCATGTCGTTTGTCATCACTCCTATCTTGAGCTAGTTAAGCTTATTCTTAAAGCTTCTGTCTACATTAATTGTGTATCCACATAAAAATCACATTGGTGTATCCACCGATTGAATCTAAAAAACATgtaattccaaaaaaaaagaatctaaaAAACATGTATATAAAGAACACTAATAACTTAACAATAGTTTTATCCAAAGTTATTATAGTACCTCAGTTGCAGGAATTACCCTAACCAATTAGTAGATACTCCGTacagaattaaataaaataacctGAATAATGAATTGTGCTCCAAAGGTTCCGGTGCTCAACACTTTTGCAGTTACATAGTTTTAAGAGGACATGGATGTAATATTGCCGACAAGCATTTCCTTCTGAACTTCCAATAAACATGGCGACTCTGCCGGACCTAAATGGCAGCGAAGTCATTATAAAACTCAAACGATGAGCTCGTTGCCTCGTCGTCTCTGCTCGGGGAATTGGTATTAgttgaagcagcagcagcagctgctgctgccaaAGAAGGAATCGCTGATCAGCCTTCAAAACTCGAAGTTCTATCTTCCTCCAGGAGGGGACAATCGCCCAAGGCTTCAAAAGCTGCATTCATGGAGTCGTCGCCGGAGGGGGAGCGGCGGCAGAGCCTGCTGGTGCGCGCGACGGAGCCAGAGGTACTTCATCCATTTCTGTATGGAGATTTTGTTGTTTTTCCTGATTGTTTTTTCCACCATGATTCAAGAATCCGTAGGGTTTCTTTTCTGGTACTCTTTAGTTTCTTCTTTTAGTTAAATTCAACTTGAGTGCAAATGCTTAAATTGGCCAGAATcgcgagagggaggaggaggaaatgaTACTCCGATTGCTCAGCTCCTGGGATTCTTGGCATCGTGTAGACCTTTGAATTGATTGGCATGTGCTTTTTTAATTGGTTGGTTGCAAAACTGAATAGTCATCTTAAAGGAAAATACAAGCCTACAAGGGAAACGGGGGAAGGTTCAGACTTCAGCTGTAGAATCCGGGATTCCTCCTGACACGCTGGataagaaatggaaaaaatagGATACGTCTTGGAATCATGGATTGGATGTATTAGATTGCAACACGCCACTGTTTTAAGGACTACTATAGATCCATTGACTTGTGAAAGTTACTTGTGGAGGTGAGACAAATCAGTTTTCCAGAAATTTGATTTACTTATAAGTACAAGATATGCTGATGTTGCTTTGCTTGAGAGCTCTGAAGTTTAAGTTTACTGGTATTGAATATCTTTTTCTACAAAATCTTGATTGAAACAGTTGGAGTGGAATGGGCTGTACATGTTTGACTGAAACGTGAATGATTTAGACCCGTTTATCTATTCTTGTCACTGTCATTTTGGTTATTCAGCTTCAAAATCTACCCTCTgcagaaaaaaaatctttgctTTTCAACCAAAATATTGGTCAGCATGCTATTTCCGATTACTAATTAAAATTGAAATAATTGTTATCATATAGCCACTATTCAACTGTGGATATTCCTACTAGTTTATGCTCTTGCAGAATATATATTTGTCAACTATAGCTTTTCAAAAATAGTAAAAGAAGATATTTGTAATGCTCAACTGTTCAAATTTAAAGTGACAATTCACATTGAGAGGCAGTTACCAACCTAATTATGGACCAAAATTTTGTTATATTGTTGTCGGAACACCAACAATAAAGGTTCCTTGACTAATTTTAGGGGGAAAAAAAACTTAGTGAAGTGAGGTTAGACGAGTAAAGAGGGGATCTGAAATTTAGATAGTTCATGGAGTCGAAGTTAGCATCATTGTTAAAATATACAAAGAGCTACCTTGTGGAGATGTGATATGTTTCACCTTGTGGATATAAGTTATCTATGTGTTCAGAATGCAGAGTAATGATGATATCCTgagataattcttggaggtaATCTTTCCATTTGATATAAAGGGAAATTTCTCCTCGTTTTGCCTGGAGTAGTTCTCCTAACATTAGCAACAGTGGTGGAATTATCTACTGATGAACAACTAACGAAGCGCATGATGAGTTAGATTTTTGGTTTGAGAAGTAACTATATATGAACAGTGTAGAGTCATGGACACCCAGCAAGGACACTTAGGACAGCATCTTCTGTTGATCCTGAGAACTGTCATGCTCGACACATCCTCTGCGCAACATATTGTAAAACTAGTCGAGGTTGATCATAGTTGGCAGGTATGGAAGACTGTGATCAACTATAGAATGCTAATTCCTACACAATTTATCTGCtagttttttccttttgtttctttcaGTAATCTGTGTTCTATGTTCCCTTTGctttatgattttgatgatgttgTAGGAAGCACCCACCTGTCAAAcggtttacaaataaatttaaacAACTTTATTTTGTACACAGGATCTTGCTGAGTACACAGGTGATGGGTCAGTTGACTTTAGAGGTTATCCTATTTTAAAACGTAACACAGGGAACTGGAGAGCGTGTTCATTGATTCTTGGTAAGAATTCAGTCAGAGCTTTCCACTGAGAAATAGCATgcacacatttttttttcttcaaatgaaAACCAGTTGAGCGATCATTATCACTGTAAACTTATTTATGGAACCATGTCCAACTGACTTCTTTGTTTCTAATATGCAACTGGTTTAAGTGGAAACCTTATAAGCATTTTTGAGCTTATTAGTGTTTGTAAATCTAACTGTCTCTGATGCGCTAAACTTGAGAAACACAAGTTTTTTTCATACTTAGATCTAATATCATGTCCAATTGGAAATTGACTTTCTGTTATATGATATAGGAACTGAAGTATGTGAACGTTTGGCCTACTATGGCATCTCAAAAAGTTTGGTCACTTACCTTTCAACAAGAATGCATGAAGGAAATGTCTCTGCGGCAAGGAACTTCACAACCTGGCAAGGAACTTGTTATCTCACACCACTTATTGGAGCAACCTTAGCAGATTCGTACTGGGGAAAGTACAGAACTATTGCTGTTTTCTCCACTATTTACTTTCTTGTAAGTTACAAATGTACATTTATCCCAAGAAACTCGTTATAGTGCCTTAGTGTCATGTCCATGTATTAGGCACCCTAAAATTAAATCATGGTTGAGAATTTAAAAAAGACTGGATAGATTTCAACAAATATATCTTGTTCAATTATGGCATATAagtaatattattattttacaCATATTTACTGGCATGGTAGTTCATTGAAAACATATTCATGATGCATGAAGGGACCTACTTATCTTGCCCTATCTGTAAAATGTGAGTCTTTTATCTTGCTTAAGCACTTACTCCTGCAGATAGTCCATGCTAACAGCTTCTTCATGTGCATTTAATGAAGGGGATGGCAGCATTGACACTTTCAGCATCAGTTCCTTCTTTCATGCCCCCTCAATGTGTCGGATCTATTTGTCCACAACCGACGTTACCTCAGTATCTTGTATACTTTGTTGGACTATACATGATTGCTTTGGGAGCTGGAGGTATTAAGCCATGTGTCTCATCCTTTGGTGCTGACCAATTTGATGATACTGATCCAgttgagaaaagaaagaaaggcgcTTTCTTCAATTGGTTTTATTTCTGCATAAATATTGGCTCTTTGATCTCTGGCACTGTTCTTATTTGGGTACAAGAGAATTGTGGATATGGCATTGGATTTGGCATCCCTACTTTTTTCATTGCCTTAGCTATTGGGAGCTTTTTTATAGGCTCAGAGATATATAGATTTCAGATACCAGGAGGAAGCCCACTTACAAGAGCATGCCAGGTAATTGTGGCAGCCACTCGCAAGCGAAAAGCGGATTCACCTGTTGATAGCTCTCTTCTCTATGAGCTTGATGGTAAGAGTTCAGCTATTGAGGGGAGTCGTAAGCTGGAGCACAGTAGTGAATTCAGGTACTTTTCTTGGTTATCAGTGAGAATCATTTACTCTGCTTTGTAAGATCTATTCCTTTTACTCAACTAAGGGAAAAAACATTCAGTAGTGTTTAGATACATATTTGGAAATAAAAACACGTATTTGTTAAGTtagaaaagataaaagtttACTAAAATATAACATATACAGATTCCATTTATTACACTTTTGTCCTGACAATTCATGCTTTTAAGCTTGTGTCTTGGAACATCCTGGACACAGCAACCTTTTTCAGAACCACGGAAGGTAAGGATACGCAGGATTTGTACATATGAAAAACTTGCATACTGTCTCAATTGACATGTTCTTTCCCCTCAACAGTTTCCTTGACAAAGCTGCAGTCATTCTGTGGAATGAACACGGTGGTTCTAATGATCCATGGAGACTTTGCACTGTCACACAAATTGAAGAGCTTAAAATATTGCTGAGGATGTTTCCAATCTGGGCAACAGGCATTGTGTTCTTCACCGTGTGTGCTCAAAACTCATCAATGTTCATAGAACAGGGGATGGCCCTCAATAACCAAATTGGTTCTTTCAAGATTCCACCAGCCACTCTGTCATCCTTAGATGTTATCAGTGTTGTTGTTTGGGTTCCAATTTATGAGAGATTAGTTGTGCCCATAGCCAGGCGATTCACTGGAAAAGAGAGAGGTTTCTCAGAGCTTCAACGAATGGGAATCGGTTTATTTGTGTCTACAATCGCAGTGGCAGTTGCAGCATTAGTTGAGATCAAGCGTCTGCAGGTCGCAAGGGCGGAGGATCTGGTTCATCAGAAGGTACCTATTCCCATGAGCATCCTTTGGCAGGCACCTCAGTACTTGCTGGTCGGTGTGGGGGAGGTGTTCACATCAATTGGTCAAGCTGAGTTTTTCTACAATCAGTCACCAGACGCCATGAGAAGCCTATGCTCAGCTTTTGCTCTTGTTACCGTGTCACTCGGGAGTTATCTCAGCTCATTCATCTTGACCCTGGTGTCATATTTCACGACTCGAAATGGGAAATTGGGGTGGATTCCTGATAACTTGAATGAAGGCCATCTTGACCGTTTTTTCTGGCTGATAACCGGCCTCAGCTCTCTTAATCTCCTAGTTTTCCTATATTATGCCCAACAATACAAGTGCAAGAGAGCTTCTGTTGCTTAAAGTTCTGGGTTTCCTTTTCCTCTTTGCTATTTATTTGTATTTGTACAGAAAATCTATATGTCCAATTTGCTTATGCTGAAAAATGACGATGAATGCAAAATTACCTGTGGAGTGTACAGTATCTCATCATCTTTGGTACCGATACAGCATTACTTGGATAAAGGAaactcacccccccccccccccccccacacacacacaacaacaAAACAAATTAAGGCATGCACTTCAATTAATACATAATGGGGAGTGAGTGGCGACCAATGTCATCATCTAGTAGAATGAAGACATCACCAAGAATGGAGAACTACTTTATATTGCTGTGTACCTCTAGTACAAACTAGCAATGCAAGCCGTAAGTGCATGGCAGCCAGCTACAATTACACTCTGAAAGTGTAAAAGCAGATTGTGAGCTGTCACCTGATTCAGAGTTAAGCGTTCTGAATCTGTTGATTTAGCCGGGAGGATCAGATTTTTCATAGCACCTGTCATTTTACGCTCTTCTCTTAAAGAATGGCCAGCAAACATACGCTCTTCTCCCACTGATATACAAAGCAGAGCCCCAGTAGTTAGCCATGCCGGTTCGGGTTGCCGTGGTCGCCATGATACGGAACATGGTTGGCACACGCGCTCTCGATGGCGATGGGCACCGCCGCATCTGCGTCTCGTTGGGTGGCGCCGTTCCCGGCGAGGACGTTCAAGCTGGTGGAGGATCCTGCGTGGATGGCTTGGCCGCATGGGGCAAGGGGAGTAGCTCCGCAGCTCGCGCCTCGCGGTCGGTGCCCGtgccggcggcgtggcacgCCGAACCGCGGTGCCGCGACGGCGCCTTCCTGTCCGAGGCGAAGAAGGCCGATGGCTCCGCCTCGTCCCTGGAGCTCCGGAACATGTCCCCGCACCGTTTGGAGAACAGAAGTGATGGCGGTGGAGGTCGGACGGCGTGGCTTGCCGTCGAtggcgccggccggcctgagccaAGGGCGGACGGGATTCAATttagggtggacggtaaatgaaataccgtccacccgttGGGCCTCGCGGAGCCGTCGGATCGAAGTCCTGCGGCCGAGATCGACAAGGATAGCTGCAGGCAGAGAACGTCCACTTCGTCTTCCTCTCGCGCCGGGGCGGCCGCGCGGCGTTCTGCCCCTGCGACGACGCGCTGTTCGGCGTACCACGCGGCGCGGCCGAGAAAGGCAGTTGCCAGCTTGCCCCAAGGATCGCTGGTGAAGGAGGAGTCTGTCCAGATGCTCCTAGCGAGAAGGAAGCGCCGGGCATGCATGGAGACTGGAGGCGAGCCCGCGCCCGTACATCTTGGCCACCACCCAGCAGGCGCACCTCGTTGAACCGCGACATCCTCGGCGAGCATCCGTGCTGGTCCTCGGTGAGCATCGCAGGAGCACGCCGTGCACCCGGTTGGTGCCGCAGCACCGGCCGACGaggcgcgccggcggcagcggcagcggcatccATTTGGGCGCGCACCTTTGGCGCGGCGCGCTGGTGATGTCGGACAGGCGAAACGGCGCCGAGCACGACCTCAGGGTGCTCGCGGAGAGGGGGGGCGAACAAATCCCGGGCGCATGGCGGCTCTCCGGCGAGCCAAGGCGGCGTCCCCGCGACGACCATGGAGGACGCTACTCGGAataccgggggtggacggtgtttcaaataccgtccaccccggtaCTTGTCAGCCGTTGGATTGGTCTCGTGTGGCCCAGATCGAGCGAGGACTCGGTCGTCCTTGCCCTGCAGGCGCGACCCGGGCGGGAGCTGGATGCCTCTGGAACGGGGTGGAGCACACCGGCGGGCTCGCCGGCCAAGGAGGTGGGGAAGGCCGTCGCCGCTTCCTTGAGGGACAGCCCTCGTGCGCCCTTGTCTGGGCAAAGGCCGCCGGCTCGTATtgtacctcgccgccgccgcccgcgcgggcTTCACCGGACAGGGCAATGGCCACCGGACCGCGGGGCCGTCGGGTCGACcgcgccgcccttgccgccggCGGGTACGAGGTGGCGAGCACGGCGAGGGGTGGACTCGTGCACGTACACGCGTCCATTGCGAGCTGCACCCCATTGCCCACGGCGATGCCGATCACGCGCGGGGCCTTGGAAGTACAAGCGCACGCCGGCGCTGAGATACTGCAGCGCCTGGGACTGGCTGGAGGCCATGTTAATCTACGACGTTCTTGTTTTAGGCCAAATTGTACTGGAAAGCTTGCCAAGCTTGCTGAGGACGAGCTTGGGATAGAGCGCATCGGCGATGCACATGTTGCATCCCAGCCGGCAACACGTTCCAGAGGTGCCCTGTTCGGCTGTCCCTATTCCTATTCGGCTATGCCCCCACACGCTAGAGGACTGCTACGAGCCTGTCCGCGCCGGCGTCGAGCGTGCGACGCCGGCGCAGGTCGGCCTGGTCCTGACCAGCCGCGACGGCGAGCTAGCTCTGCGCGGACGCGGACGCGGCGGGTGCGCACGGGCATCATGGCGCACGCCATGTCCCGCGACGCGAGGACGCGGCATACCTGGTCGGGCATATCGCCGATGGCGTCCTGCCGCGCCGGCGTTTTACGACGTCAGGGTGCTTGCGGAGAGGTAGGTGACGGAATCCCGGGCCGCGCGGCGGCTCTCCGGCGAGCCAAGGCGGCGTCCACGCAACGACCTGGGGAGGACGGTACTCGAAATACcgtccgggggtggacggtgtttcaaataccgtccacccgtgGTACCCGTCAGCCGTTGGATTGGTCACGTGTGGCCCAGATCGAGCGAGGACTCGGTCGTCCTTGTCCTGCAGGCACGGCCCGACGGCCCGGGCGGGAGCTGGATGCCCCGCCAGCGCCATGGCGGAGGGGCGCGGCCGGAGCCGAGGTCCGTCGCGCCTCTGAAACGGGGTGGAGCACTCAGCGGGCTCGGCGGCCGAGGACGTGGGGAACGTCGTCGTCGCTTCCTTCGAGGACAGCCCTCCCATGCTCTGGTCTGGGCAAGCATCCGTAGCGGCCGCCGGCTCGTATTGtacttcgtcgccgccgccggagtgggCTTCACCGGGCAGGGCAATGGCCAACGGGCCGCAACTCTGAGGAGGATGCGAGGAGATCAGTCCCATCAGTGAATTCACGAGCAATTTCAAGACAATAGGATTCCTACCGCTGCGATGCCCACCGGATGCAGTGGAGAGACCGTGGTTATGCTTCTTTTGAGGTGCTGTAGCCCGTAGGACACCATCAGACTATCAGAGTATCCTAGTTTCCTAGCCATGCTTCAGCTGTACAGGGAAAAAAATTTATGGTCGGTTGATGATTGTTTTAAGTCT from Panicum virgatum strain AP13 chromosome 9K, P.virgatum_v5, whole genome shotgun sequence encodes:
- the LOC120646728 gene encoding protein NRT1/ PTR FAMILY 8.3-like isoform X2, with translation MESSPEGERRQSLLVRATEPEDLAEYTGDGSVDFRGYPILKRNTGNWRACSLILGTEVCERLAYYGISKSLVTYLSTRMHEGNVSAARNFTTWQGTCYLTPLIGATLADSYWGKYRTIAVFSTIYFLGMAALTLSASVPSFMPPQCVGSICPQPTLPQYLVYFVGLYMIALGAGGIKPCVSSFGADQFDDTDPVEKRKKGAFFNWFYFCINIGSLISGTVLIWVQENCGYGIGFGIPTFFIALAIGSFFIGSEIYRFQIPGGSPLTRACQVIVAATRKRKADSPVDSSLLYELDGKSSAIEGSRKLEHSSEFSFLDKAAVILWNEHGGSNDPWRLCTVTQIEELKILLRMFPIWATGIVFFTVCAQNSSMFIEQGMALNNQIGSFKIPPATLSSLDVISVVVWVPIYERLVVPIARRFTGKERGFSELQRMGIGLFVSTIAVAVAALVEIKRLQVARAEDLVHQKVPIPMSILWQAPQYLLVGVGEVFTSIGQAEFFYNQSPDAMRSLCSAFALVTVSLGSYLSSFILTLVSYFTTRNGKLGWIPDNLNEGHLDRFFWLITGLSSLNLLVFLYYAQQYKCKRASVA
- the LOC120646728 gene encoding protein NRT1/ PTR FAMILY 8.3-like isoform X1, encoding MDTQQGHLGQHLLLILRTVMLDTSSAQHIVKLVEVDHSWQDLAEYTGDGSVDFRGYPILKRNTGNWRACSLILGTEVCERLAYYGISKSLVTYLSTRMHEGNVSAARNFTTWQGTCYLTPLIGATLADSYWGKYRTIAVFSTIYFLGMAALTLSASVPSFMPPQCVGSICPQPTLPQYLVYFVGLYMIALGAGGIKPCVSSFGADQFDDTDPVEKRKKGAFFNWFYFCINIGSLISGTVLIWVQENCGYGIGFGIPTFFIALAIGSFFIGSEIYRFQIPGGSPLTRACQVIVAATRKRKADSPVDSSLLYELDGKSSAIEGSRKLEHSSEFSFLDKAAVILWNEHGGSNDPWRLCTVTQIEELKILLRMFPIWATGIVFFTVCAQNSSMFIEQGMALNNQIGSFKIPPATLSSLDVISVVVWVPIYERLVVPIARRFTGKERGFSELQRMGIGLFVSTIAVAVAALVEIKRLQVARAEDLVHQKVPIPMSILWQAPQYLLVGVGEVFTSIGQAEFFYNQSPDAMRSLCSAFALVTVSLGSYLSSFILTLVSYFTTRNGKLGWIPDNLNEGHLDRFFWLITGLSSLNLLVFLYYAQQYKCKRASVA
- the LOC120646728 gene encoding protein NRT1/ PTR FAMILY 8.3-like isoform X3; this translates as MHEGNVSAARNFTTWQGTCYLTPLIGATLADSYWGKYRTIAVFSTIYFLGMAALTLSASVPSFMPPQCVGSICPQPTLPQYLVYFVGLYMIALGAGGIKPCVSSFGADQFDDTDPVEKRKKGAFFNWFYFCINIGSLISGTVLIWVQENCGYGIGFGIPTFFIALAIGSFFIGSEIYRFQIPGGSPLTRACQVIVAATRKRKADSPVDSSLLYELDGKSSAIEGSRKLEHSSEFSFLDKAAVILWNEHGGSNDPWRLCTVTQIEELKILLRMFPIWATGIVFFTVCAQNSSMFIEQGMALNNQIGSFKIPPATLSSLDVISVVVWVPIYERLVVPIARRFTGKERGFSELQRMGIGLFVSTIAVAVAALVEIKRLQVARAEDLVHQKVPIPMSILWQAPQYLLVGVGEVFTSIGQAEFFYNQSPDAMRSLCSAFALVTVSLGSYLSSFILTLVSYFTTRNGKLGWIPDNLNEGHLDRFFWLITGLSSLNLLVFLYYAQQYKCKRASVA